The following coding sequences are from one Crateriforma spongiae window:
- the arsD gene encoding arsenite efflux transporter metallochaperone ArsD has translation MSRIQIFDRAMCCSTGVCGPQVDNVLPRFAADLDWLAKQGHQIERYNLAQDAGQFAGNATIQQKLASEGVECLPVVIIDDVIVGQGDYPDRDQLLFWLGKAPSGEVATTSKPTGLPVTGDDCCGGSGCC, from the coding sequence ATGAGTCGAATCCAAATTTTTGACCGCGCCATGTGTTGCTCGACCGGCGTTTGTGGTCCTCAAGTCGACAACGTCTTGCCACGCTTTGCCGCCGATCTGGACTGGCTAGCCAAGCAAGGTCACCAAATCGAACGATACAACCTGGCGCAAGACGCCGGCCAATTCGCGGGAAATGCGACCATTCAGCAAAAGCTGGCTAGCGAAGGCGTGGAGTGCTTGCCCGTGGTGATCATCGACGATGTCATCGTCGGACAGGGTGACTATCCCGATCGCGATCAGCTGTTGTTCTGGCTGGGGAAAGCCCCAAGTGGTGAAGTCGCCACCACGTCAAAGCCGACCGGATTGCCGGTCACCGGCGACGATTGTTGCGGCGGATCCGGTTGCTGCTGA
- a CDS encoding ArsR/SmtB family transcription factor, producing MPKTTTSKACDPAPVKLPTDPTDKELADLAWAIAHPARVQIVRLLIGREACVCGEIVDSLPLAQSTVSQHLKILKQSGLVEGEVDGPKVCYCINPRMLKRLRTLVAAL from the coding sequence ATGCCGAAAACAACGACCAGCAAGGCGTGCGATCCTGCACCGGTGAAACTTCCCACCGATCCGACCGACAAAGAGTTGGCGGATCTGGCTTGGGCCATCGCTCATCCGGCACGGGTCCAAATCGTGCGTCTGTTGATCGGTCGCGAGGCCTGTGTTTGCGGTGAAATCGTCGACAGCCTGCCGTTGGCCCAGTCGACGGTATCCCAGCATCTGAAGATCTTGAAACAGTCCGGACTGGTCGAAGGCGAAGTCGACGGCCCGAAGGTCTGTTACTGCATCAACCCACGGATGCTGAAGCGTTTGCGGACGTTGGTGGCTGCTCTGTAG
- a CDS encoding alkene reductase: protein MAQSNETHSSLPHLFSPLEMGDLTLPNRIVMAPLTRARSGEDRVPNDMMASYYSQRALAGLIISEATVVSPQGIGWSQTPGIYNDAMTEGWRRVVDSVHDHGGRIFLQLWHTGRASHSAFHGGELPVAPSAIAIEGDHSHTPEGKKPYETPRALDTDEIPGIVDDYRNAARRAKEAGFDGVEVHSANGYLLDTFLQSKTNHRSDQYGGSTENRYRMLGEVVDAVTEIWPASRVGVRLAPNGSFNDMGSPDYREQFTYVAAQLNTYGLAYLHVMDGTGFGFHELGPAMTLADFRQVFSGPLMGNVDYTAEKAETAIAEGDAELIAFGRPFISNPDLVQRFANGWPLADTAPMDVWYSHGKAGYTDFPPYQPDSATVASS, encoded by the coding sequence ATGGCCCAATCCAACGAAACTCATTCTTCGCTTCCGCATCTGTTTTCGCCACTGGAAATGGGCGACTTGACGTTGCCCAACCGCATCGTGATGGCGCCGCTGACCCGCGCCCGTTCGGGTGAAGACCGCGTGCCCAATGACATGATGGCGTCCTATTATTCACAACGCGCCTTGGCCGGTCTGATCATTTCCGAAGCCACCGTCGTGTCGCCTCAGGGGATCGGTTGGTCACAAACCCCGGGGATCTACAACGACGCCATGACCGAGGGTTGGCGACGTGTTGTCGATTCGGTTCACGACCACGGCGGACGCATCTTCTTGCAACTGTGGCACACCGGTCGTGCGTCCCACAGCGCGTTCCATGGCGGTGAACTGCCGGTCGCGCCGTCGGCGATCGCGATCGAAGGTGATCACAGCCACACGCCCGAAGGCAAGAAGCCTTATGAAACGCCGCGTGCACTGGATACCGATGAAATCCCGGGGATCGTCGATGACTATCGCAACGCCGCGCGGCGGGCCAAAGAAGCCGGTTTTGACGGCGTCGAAGTCCACTCTGCCAACGGATACTTGCTGGACACATTTCTGCAGTCCAAAACCAATCATCGCAGCGACCAGTACGGCGGCAGCACCGAAAACCGTTATCGCATGCTGGGCGAAGTCGTCGATGCCGTGACCGAGATCTGGCCCGCAAGTCGCGTCGGCGTTCGCCTGGCGCCCAACGGTTCGTTCAACGACATGGGTTCGCCCGATTACCGCGAACAGTTCACCTACGTTGCCGCGCAGCTGAACACCTACGGATTGGCTTACCTGCACGTGATGGACGGGACGGGGTTCGGATTTCACGAACTGGGCCCCGCGATGACCTTGGCCGATTTTCGACAAGTCTTTTCGGGACCGCTGATGGGCAACGTCGATTACACCGCCGAAAAAGCCGAAACCGCCATCGCCGAGGGCGATGCCGAACTGATTGCGTTTGGTCGCCCGTTCATCAGCAACCCCGACTTGGTCCAACGATTCGCCAACGGATGGCCATTGGCCGACACCGCACCGATGGATGTTTGGTATTCGCACGGCAAAGCGGGCTACACCGATTTTCCGCCTTATCAGCCCGATTCGGCGACCGTCGCCAGCTCTTGA